A single window of Betta splendens chromosome 11, fBetSpl5.4, whole genome shotgun sequence DNA harbors:
- the LOC114865586 gene encoding glutathione S-transferase A-like — protein MAQDMTLLWGSGSPPCWRLMIALEEKSLQGYNHKLLSFEKKEHKSQEVLDINPRGQLPSFKHGDVIVNESYAACFYLESRFKSQGNKLIPESPAEQALMYQRMFEGLTFYEKLNAVVYYEWYVPEGERHDSALKRNKEALTAELGLWEGYLQKLGQGSYLAGPSFSLADVTVFPTVATAFRFGLCAERYPHLAAYHAALKERPSIKASWPPHWLENPQGQDTLTHI, from the exons ATGGCCCAGGACATGACTCTGCTGTGGGGCTCCGGCTCCCCGCCCTGCTGGAGGCTGATGATCGCCCTGGAGGAGAAGAGCCTGCAGGGCTACAACCACAAGCTGCTCTCCTTTGAGAAAAAGGAGCACAAGTCCCAGGAGGTGTTGGACATAAACCCCAGAGGACAG CTTCCCTCTTTCAAACATGGAGACGTCATCGTGAACGAGTCCTACGCGGCCTGTTTTTACCTGGAG AGTCGCTTCAAGTCCCAGGGAAACAAGCTGATTCCAGAGAGTCCAGCAGAACAAGCCCTGATGTACCAGCGCATGTTTGAGGGACTCACCTTCTACGAGAAACTCA atgCAGTCGTATACTATGAGTGGTACGTACCTGAAGGAGAGAGGCACGACTCCGCTCTGAAGAGGAACAAGGAGGCTCTGACTGCTGAACTTGGACTCTGGGAGGGTTACCTGCAAAAG CTGGGCCAGGGCTCCTACCTGGCTGGACCGTCCTTCTCACTGGCAGATGTGACTGTTTTCCCAACCGTTGCTACTGCGTTCAGGTTTGG GCTGTGTGCAGAGCGATACCCTCACCTGGCAGCGTACCACGCTGCGCTGAAGGAGCGGCCCAGCATCAAAGCCAGCTGGCCTCCTCACTGGCTGGAGAACCCACAGGGAcaggacacactcacacacatctga